The Synechocystis sp. PCC 7509 genome includes a window with the following:
- the murB gene encoding UDP-N-acetylmuramate dehydrogenase gives MYLPATDCQIKAQIPLATLTSFRVGGPAEWYTAPRNLEQLKASFEYAEARDLKVTMLGAGSNLLISDRGIPGLVISTRHLRHSEFNPHTGTVTVAAGEPLPRLAWQAAERGWQGLEWAVGIPGSIGGAVVMNAGAHKSCIADMLVNAQVLLPSGKIETLSLEELNYTYRTSSLQGSDRTVTQATLQLQPGFDSSLVMATTSQHLEQRKTSQPYHLPSCGSVFRNPLPYTAGWLIEQSGLKGYQVGAAQIAQRHANFILNCGGAKANDIFSLIYHVQQQVQQNWSIWLHPEVRMLGEFQPIGQ, from the coding sequence ATGTACCTACCAGCTACTGATTGTCAAATTAAAGCCCAAATTCCTCTGGCTACCTTAACCTCCTTTCGAGTGGGAGGCCCGGCGGAGTGGTACACCGCACCGCGTAATTTAGAACAATTGAAAGCTAGTTTTGAATACGCCGAAGCGCGAGACTTAAAAGTTACCATGCTGGGAGCAGGATCTAACTTACTTATAAGCGATCGCGGTATTCCTGGATTAGTAATTAGCACTCGTCATTTGCGCCATAGTGAATTTAATCCCCACACCGGTACTGTTACCGTTGCCGCCGGAGAGCCTCTACCGCGCCTTGCTTGGCAAGCCGCCGAAAGAGGTTGGCAAGGATTGGAATGGGCGGTAGGAATTCCCGGAAGCATTGGCGGAGCGGTAGTAATGAATGCGGGCGCTCATAAAAGCTGCATCGCCGATATGTTAGTTAATGCTCAAGTGCTTTTACCGTCAGGGAAAATAGAGACACTAAGTTTAGAGGAACTAAATTACACTTATCGTACTTCTTCACTGCAAGGAAGCGATCGCACTGTTACGCAAGCTACTTTACAACTTCAACCTGGCTTTGACTCCAGTTTAGTTATGGCGACTACTAGCCAACACCTAGAGCAGCGAAAAACCAGCCAACCGTATCATTTACCCAGTTGTGGTAGCGTATTTCGTAACCCCTTACCTTATACGGCAGGTTGGCTAATTGAGCAAAGCGGACTTAAAGGCTACCAAGTCGGCGCAGCCCAAATAGCCCAACGCCATGCCAATTTTATTCTTAATTGCGGCGGTGCTAAAGCTAACGATATTTTTAGCCTGATTTATCACGTACAGCAACAAGTACAACAAAATTGGTCAATTTGGCTGCATCCAGAAGTAAGAATGTTGGGAGAATTTCAACCAATTGGTCAATAG
- a CDS encoding WGxxGxxG family protein — protein sequence MKCSNLSNLIGASAIGLSLAVLPLSLPVSAQTETAPGTTTAPDTTTTAPIDGTNNVEQGDRDFDWGWLGLIGLAGLAGLSGKKETVTAYRDPDVVSTTPGYRE from the coding sequence ATGAAATGTTCTAACCTATCGAATCTTATTGGTGCTAGTGCTATTGGTTTAAGCCTAGCAGTTCTACCTCTATCTCTCCCAGTTTCTGCTCAAACAGAAACCGCTCCCGGAACAACTACAGCCCCCGATACCACAACTACCGCACCAATTGATGGTACTAATAATGTTGAGCAAGGCGATCGCGATTTCGATTGGGGGTGGTTAGGCTTAATTGGTTTAGCTGGTTTAGCTGGTTTATCTGGTAAAAAAGAAACTGTTACTGCTTACCGCGATCCTGATGTAGTCAGTACAACCCCAGGTTATAGAGAGTAA
- a CDS encoding low molecular weight protein-tyrosine-phosphatase — MTYKLLFVCLGNICRSPTAENIMNQLIEQADLGNRISCDSAGTASYHVGNPPDRRMNAAAATKLGIELVGQARHLQPLDLKDFDLILAMDKANYQDILALDPTGKYSHKVHLMCEYCSKYSNQEVPDPYYGGTEGFNYVIDLLVDACTGLLEVTKK; from the coding sequence ATGACGTACAAACTTTTATTTGTCTGTTTGGGTAATATTTGCCGATCGCCTACGGCGGAAAATATTATGAATCAGTTGATCGAACAGGCAGATTTGGGAAATAGGATTTCTTGCGATTCGGCGGGTACAGCAAGTTATCATGTTGGCAATCCACCCGATCGCCGGATGAATGCCGCCGCCGCTACTAAACTAGGTATTGAGCTAGTTGGTCAAGCTCGGCATTTGCAACCGTTGGACTTAAAAGATTTTGATTTAATCCTGGCTATGGATAAGGCTAATTATCAAGACATTTTGGCTCTTGATCCTACAGGTAAGTACAGTCATAAAGTCCATTTAATGTGCGAATATTGCTCCAAATATTCCAATCAAGAAGTTCCAGATCCTTATTATGGTGGTACAGAAGGATTTAATTATGTAATTGATCTACTTGTTGATGCCTGTACTGGGTTGCTGGAAGTAACAAAAAAATAA
- a CDS encoding response regulator transcription factor, translated as MPLTILIADDDLGTRLAIGDYLEIHGYSVIMAVDGQTALEMVEAYHPHLMVTDIIMPRLNGYELVRKVRQHPVFRLLPVIFLSSRNKTEERIQGYKSGCDIYLPKPFELKELGAAIHNLLQRNQILQSEYRASPIAEVSHYLQPSSATFVQSDNLLLHLTLREQQVVLLLTHGLSNAEIGDSLHLSPRTVEKYVSSLLRKTNTSNRAELVGFAMKNHLVE; from the coding sequence ATGCCTTTGACGATCCTAATTGCTGATGATGATTTAGGGACTCGTCTAGCGATCGGCGATTACCTTGAAATACATGGTTATAGCGTTATTATGGCTGTAGACGGTCAAACAGCGCTAGAGATGGTAGAAGCTTATCATCCCCATCTGATGGTGACAGACATTATTATGCCCCGGCTAAATGGTTATGAACTGGTAAGAAAAGTCCGCCAGCATCCAGTATTTCGTCTGCTACCAGTGATATTTTTGAGCAGTAGAAACAAAACTGAAGAACGCATCCAAGGCTATAAGTCTGGTTGCGATATCTATTTACCCAAGCCTTTTGAGTTAAAAGAATTAGGCGCAGCAATTCACAATCTTTTACAGCGAAATCAAATACTGCAATCTGAATATCGTGCATCCCCGATCGCCGAAGTTAGCCACTATTTACAGCCTTCTAGTGCAACTTTTGTCCAAAGTGATAATTTACTCCTACACCTAACTTTGCGGGAACAGCAGGTAGTCTTGTTGCTCACTCACGGGCTTTCTAATGCAGAGATTGGTGATAGTTTGCATTTAAGTCCTCGCACGGTGGAGAAATATGTTAGCAGTTTGCTGAGAAAAACTAATACTAGCAACCGGGCGGAGTTAGTGGGTTTTGCGATGAAAAATCATTTGGTAGAGTAG
- a CDS encoding DUF3891 family protein, with translation MIANQHEKGWEIIYHRAHALLAAEIAGHWHSKDRPQRIIETVAAISHHDDLEREWEGKNLTPAGTPLDFMLDKETDLKKLKEQTVNSRYRGRWVAMLISMHTSFLNEGKRGESPELDSFLDEQLANQAKWRKELKVTKEEAEKAYAFFQWCDRFSLILCNRELPAGERALEISKGPDGKRYDVMETSEGNVCVKPWPFEQEKFTVSVEACYLDQVQFTDSAELTTALQNAPIKLLEWTLVKQ, from the coding sequence ATGATCGCTAACCAACACGAAAAGGGCTGGGAAATAATATACCATCGCGCCCATGCTTTACTAGCGGCGGAAATAGCTGGACATTGGCATTCTAAAGATAGACCACAACGGATTATTGAAACTGTAGCGGCTATTTCTCATCACGACGATTTAGAGCGCGAATGGGAAGGAAAAAACCTGACCCCCGCAGGTACACCTTTAGATTTTATGCTTGATAAAGAAACTGACTTAAAAAAGCTCAAAGAGCAAACAGTCAATTCTCGCTATCGGGGAAGATGGGTAGCAATGCTAATTTCGATGCACACAAGCTTTCTCAATGAAGGTAAACGGGGAGAATCGCCGGAACTCGATAGTTTTTTAGATGAGCAACTAGCAAATCAAGCTAAATGGCGCAAAGAATTAAAAGTTACCAAAGAAGAAGCAGAAAAAGCCTATGCTTTTTTTCAATGGTGCGATCGCTTTTCCTTAATTCTTTGCAATCGTGAACTACCCGCCGGAGAACGAGCTTTAGAAATTAGTAAGGGGCCCGACGGCAAGCGGTATGATGTGATGGAAACAAGCGAGGGTAATGTCTGCGTCAAACCTTGGCCTTTTGAACAAGAAAAGTTTACCGTCTCTGTGGAAGCGTGTTATTTAGACCAAGTACAGTTTACTGATAGCGCCGAACTTACTACAGCGTTGCAGAATGCGCCGATTAAATTGTTGGAGTGGACGCTAGTTAAGCAATAA
- a CDS encoding YbaB/EbfC family nucleoid-associated protein: MTKGQGFGFGLGKMKELADAFKKAQQVQENAKTLQIELEQMEIPGEAGGGLVKVVLSGNQEPRRVEISPEAVAEGADVLSDLVTAAMKDAYNKSTAVMRDRMEELTSGLELPGM; the protein is encoded by the coding sequence ATGACAAAAGGACAAGGGTTTGGTTTTGGGTTGGGTAAAATGAAGGAATTAGCTGATGCTTTTAAAAAAGCCCAGCAAGTTCAAGAGAATGCCAAAACCCTGCAAATAGAATTAGAGCAGATGGAAATACCCGGCGAAGCTGGTGGTGGTTTAGTTAAAGTTGTTTTAAGCGGCAATCAAGAACCGAGACGAGTAGAAATTTCTCCTGAAGCTGTCGCCGAGGGAGCCGACGTACTTTCCGATCTTGTAACCGCAGCTATGAAGGATGCTTATAATAAATCTACTGCTGTAATGCGCGATCGCATGGAAGAATTAACCAGTGGTTTAGAATTACCAGGAATGTAA
- the smpB gene encoding SsrA-binding protein SmpB: MSEKSESSYKVVSDNRQARYQYEILETYEAGLQLVGTEVKSIREGKANLQDGYALIRAGEAWLINVHISPYTGSGSYFNHEPRRNRKLLLHRQEIRKLIGKVEQQGLTLVALKMYLKKGLVKVSIGLCKGKKLHDKREDLKRRQDRRDIERAMKNY; this comes from the coding sequence ATGAGCGAAAAGAGCGAAAGCAGTTACAAAGTAGTTAGCGATAATCGTCAAGCCCGTTATCAGTATGAAATTCTCGAAACTTATGAAGCAGGGCTTCAGCTAGTCGGAACTGAAGTAAAATCTATTCGAGAAGGTAAAGCCAACCTCCAGGATGGCTATGCTTTAATTCGTGCAGGTGAAGCATGGCTAATCAATGTGCATATTTCTCCTTATACAGGTAGCGGGAGTTATTTTAACCACGAACCCCGCCGCAACCGCAAATTACTGCTTCATCGCCAAGAAATTCGCAAGTTAATTGGCAAGGTAGAACAGCAAGGATTAACGTTAGTAGCTTTGAAAATGTACCTAAAAAAAGGTTTAGTCAAAGTCAGTATTGGGCTTTGTAAGGGTAAAAAATTGCATGACAAACGGGAAGATTTAAAACGCCGTCAAGATCGGCGAGACATAGAAAGAGCAATGAAAAATTATTAA
- a CDS encoding Uma2 family endonuclease, whose protein sequence is MDALTINFAPIINLTDEQFFQLCQQNELILFERNADGSLILMPLVGGLTSNRNANLTCQLGMWNQKENLGIAFGSCTGFTLPNGAVRSPNASWLQRRRWDALTQEQKEIFAPVCPDFIVEFCSDTNCLKRLQTKMHEYRDNGTQLGWLIDFKNQQVEIYRAHREVQIIVSPKTLSGETVLPGFILNLEQIW, encoded by the coding sequence ATGGATGCCTTAACTATAAATTTTGCTCCAATTATTAACCTGACAGACGAGCAATTTTTTCAGCTATGTCAGCAAAACGAACTGATCCTATTTGAACGTAATGCTGATGGAAGTTTGATATTGATGCCTTTGGTTGGAGGTTTGACTAGCAACCGAAACGCTAATTTAACTTGTCAACTTGGGATGTGGAATCAAAAAGAAAATTTAGGAATTGCTTTCGGTTCTTGTACTGGTTTTACCTTACCAAATGGAGCGGTGAGAAGTCCGAATGCGTCTTGGTTGCAGCGCCGCCGATGGGATGCGTTAACTCAAGAGCAAAAAGAAATCTTTGCGCCTGTATGTCCTGACTTTATAGTGGAATTTTGTTCTGATACTAACTGTTTAAAACGCCTGCAAACTAAAATGCATGAATACCGAGATAACGGTACTCAACTAGGTTGGTTGATAGATTTTAAAAATCAGCAAGTAGAAATCTATCGCGCCCATAGAGAAGTACAAATAATTGTTTCCCCTAAAACCTTATCAGGAGAAACAGTTTTACCCGGTTTTATCCTCAATCTCGAACAAATTTGGTAG
- the murC gene encoding UDP-N-acetylmuramate--L-alanine ligase, whose product MPNSVDFSGKPFHFIGIGGIGMSALAYILAKRQLPVSGSDTRSSHITQKLQAIGAHIFDRQDANNLEFFLTKNTRQAAVETEVTTGAIAQTINKPAITNSKALPQVIYSTAINTANLEYKAALELGCPVFHRSDLLAALIKEYSTIAVAGTHGKTTTSSAIGYMLMQAGIDPTIVVGGEVVAWEGNARVGKSQYLVAEADESDGSLVKLSAAIGVVTNIELDHPDHYADLEQVVTTFLTFANRCEILVGCIDCETVANRLKPQISYSLQPTGADYTVSDIEYRADGTSATVWERGEVLGQLKLRLLGKHNLSNAIASVAVGRLLNLNFATIAQSLENFVGASRRFEMRGEAGGINFIDDYAHHPSEISATLESARLQVKPKARVIAIFQPHRYSRTQTFLTEFAESFQNADLVVITDIYSAGEQDLGLVSSQKLVELIALQQQVTYQPSLNDVSKFLLKNLRPGDIALFLGAGNLNQIIPNVISAINQISA is encoded by the coding sequence ATGCCAAATTCTGTTGATTTTAGCGGCAAACCATTTCATTTCATTGGCATTGGTGGAATTGGAATGTCTGCCTTAGCTTATATTTTAGCTAAACGCCAACTGCCTGTATCTGGCTCAGATACTCGCTCTAGCCATATTACTCAAAAACTACAGGCGATTGGAGCGCATATATTTGATCGCCAAGACGCAAACAATTTAGAATTTTTCTTAACAAAAAATACCCGTCAAGCTGCCGTTGAAACTGAGGTAACTACAGGAGCGATCGCCCAAACCATTAATAAGCCAGCAATTACTAACTCTAAAGCCTTACCACAAGTAATCTACTCTACCGCCATAAACACAGCAAATTTAGAGTACAAAGCAGCCTTAGAGTTGGGTTGTCCGGTGTTTCATCGCTCGGACTTGTTAGCGGCTTTAATTAAGGAATATTCTACTATTGCCGTTGCTGGAACTCACGGCAAAACAACGACAAGTAGCGCCATTGGTTATATGCTCATGCAAGCAGGAATCGATCCCACAATTGTTGTAGGTGGCGAAGTAGTGGCTTGGGAAGGTAACGCTAGAGTAGGGAAAAGTCAGTATTTAGTCGCTGAAGCTGATGAATCGGATGGTTCATTAGTTAAATTATCGGCGGCGATTGGGGTAGTGACAAATATTGAACTAGATCACCCCGATCATTACGCAGATTTGGAACAAGTAGTAACAACATTTCTCACCTTTGCTAATCGCTGTGAGATTTTGGTTGGCTGCATTGATTGCGAAACGGTTGCTAATCGCCTCAAACCCCAAATTAGCTACAGTTTGCAACCAACTGGCGCAGATTACACCGTCAGCGATATTGAGTACCGCGCCGATGGTACAAGCGCTACAGTGTGGGAAAGGGGAGAAGTTTTAGGACAGTTAAAATTACGCTTGTTAGGAAAGCATAATTTGAGTAATGCGATCGCATCGGTTGCTGTAGGTAGGTTATTAAACCTAAATTTTGCCACCATTGCCCAAAGTTTAGAAAATTTTGTTGGTGCAAGTCGTCGGTTTGAAATGCGCGGCGAAGCAGGGGGGATTAATTTTATTGACGATTACGCCCACCACCCCAGCGAAATCAGCGCCACGCTTGAATCTGCGCGTTTGCAAGTAAAGCCCAAAGCAAGAGTAATAGCAATTTTTCAACCCCATCGTTACAGCCGTACCCAAACTTTTTTAACAGAGTTTGCAGAATCTTTCCAAAATGCTGACTTGGTTGTAATTACAGATATTTATAGCGCAGGAGAGCAAGACTTGGGGTTAGTTAGTAGTCAAAAACTTGTAGAACTAATAGCTTTACAACAGCAAGTAACTTATCAACCTAGCTTAAATGATGTTTCTAAATTTCTGCTGAAGAACCTCCGCCCTGGCGATATTGCATTGTTTCTAGGCGCGGGAAACCTCAATCAAATTATCCCTAATGTGATTTCTGCCATCAATCAAATATCTGCTTAA
- a CDS encoding magnesium chelatase subunit H, which translates to MFTHVKSTIRHIAPDNLQGRSLIKVVYVVLESQYQSALSQAVRSINDKHPSIAIEISGYLIEELRSNENYEEFKKDIATANVFIGSLIFIEDLADKVVAAVEPHRDNLDVAVVFPSMPQVMRLNKMGSFSMAQLGQSKSAIAQFMRNRKEKSGASFQDGMLKLLQTLPKVLKYLPIEKAQDARNFMLSFQYWLGGSSENLENFLLMLTDKYIFPGASKAALKYQDPVTYPDMGIWHPLATRMFEDVKEYLNWYNSRKDVNADLKDPLAPCVGLVLQRTHLVTGDDAHYVAMIQEFEAMGAKVIPVFAGGLDFSKPVEAYFWDSKGQEGNCLVDVVISLTGFALVGGPARQDHPKAIETLKRLNRPYMVALPLVFQTTQEWQDSDLGLHPIQVALQIAIPELDGAIEPIILSGRDANTGKAIALQDRIETVVKRAMKWANLRRQPKLQKRVAITVFSFPPDKGNVGTAAYLDVFGSIYEVMQALKRNGYDLPELPESASALMQEVIHDAQAQYNSPELNIAYKMSVPEYEELTPYSHRLEENWGAPPGHLNSDGQNLLIYGKQFGNVFIGVQPTFGYEGDPMRLLFSRSASPHHGFAAYYTYLEQIWKADAVLHFGTHGSLEFMPGKQMGMSGDCYPDNLIGSIPNLYYYAANNPSEATIAKRRGYAETISYLTPPAENAGLYKGLKELSELIASYQTLKGSGRGIPIVNTIMDKCRLVNLDKDIALPETDAKDMSAEERDNIVGMVYRRLMEIESRLLPCGLHVIGKPPSAEEAIATLVNIASLDRNEQETKSLPRIIATSIGRDINDIYRLNDQGILEDVELLQSITLATRSAVSALVKAQTDADGRVAKVAKLNFFNMGKKGPWTEALHQAGYPKVDSQDLKPLFEYLEFCLVQVCADNELGALLKALEGEYVLPGPGGDPIRNPDVLPTGKNIHALDPQSIPTTAAVLSAKIVVDRLLERQKLENGGQYPETIACVLWGTDNIKTYGESLAQVMWMVGVRPVPDALGRVNKLELISLEELGRPRIDVVINCSGVFRDLFINQMNLLDQAVKMAAEADEPLSMNFVRKHALTQAEEMGINLRQAATRVFSNASGSYSSNVNLAVENSTWDSEAELQDMYLSRKSYAFSADDPGMMDKSQQIFETALKTVDVTFQNLDSSEISLTDVSHYFDSDPTKLVASLRADGKTPSSFIADTTTANAQVRSLSETVRLDARTKLLNPKWYEGMLNHGYEGVRELSKRLVNTMGWSATAGAVDNWIYEDTNTTFIQDEAMRQRLMNLNPHSFRKVVSTLLEVNGRGYWETSESNLQMLRDLYQEVEDRIEGIE; encoded by the coding sequence ATGTTCACTCACGTCAAGTCCACCATCCGACATATCGCGCCCGACAATCTACAGGGGCGATCGCTCATTAAAGTGGTCTATGTCGTGTTAGAGTCCCAGTATCAAAGCGCCCTATCGCAGGCGGTGCGGTCAATTAATGACAAACACCCATCGATTGCGATTGAAATTTCTGGCTACTTGATTGAAGAACTGCGATCTAACGAAAACTACGAAGAATTTAAAAAGGATATTGCTACAGCCAATGTATTTATTGGTTCGCTAATTTTCATTGAAGACTTAGCTGATAAAGTCGTAGCCGCCGTAGAACCTCACCGCGATAACCTAGATGTAGCAGTGGTTTTCCCTTCTATGCCTCAAGTAATGCGCCTAAATAAAATGGGTAGCTTCTCGATGGCGCAGCTAGGACAATCAAAAAGTGCGATCGCGCAATTTATGCGCAATCGTAAAGAAAAATCGGGCGCGTCCTTTCAAGATGGAATGCTCAAACTATTGCAAACTCTGCCTAAAGTGCTGAAGTATTTGCCCATAGAAAAAGCCCAAGATGCCCGTAATTTCATGCTGAGTTTTCAATACTGGCTGGGGGGATCTTCAGAAAACTTAGAGAATTTTCTACTGATGCTGACAGATAAATATATTTTTCCTGGCGCATCTAAAGCCGCATTAAAGTACCAAGATCCGGTAACTTATCCCGACATGGGGATCTGGCATCCCTTGGCAACGCGGATGTTTGAAGATGTCAAAGAATACCTCAACTGGTACAACAGCCGTAAAGATGTTAATGCCGACTTAAAAGACCCTCTAGCGCCTTGTGTGGGCTTAGTATTGCAACGTACCCACCTAGTAACGGGGGACGATGCCCATTATGTGGCAATGATCCAGGAATTTGAAGCAATGGGAGCGAAAGTAATTCCCGTTTTTGCTGGCGGGTTGGACTTTTCTAAACCTGTGGAGGCTTATTTTTGGGATAGCAAGGGTCAAGAAGGCAATTGTTTAGTTGATGTAGTCATATCGCTAACCGGATTTGCCTTAGTAGGTGGCCCCGCAAGACAAGATCACCCTAAAGCCATTGAAACGCTAAAACGCTTGAATCGCCCTTATATGGTGGCATTGCCTTTAGTTTTTCAAACAACCCAAGAATGGCAAGATAGCGATTTGGGATTGCACCCAATTCAAGTAGCATTGCAAATTGCGATTCCTGAATTAGATGGAGCAATTGAGCCGATAATTTTATCAGGACGCGATGCAAATACGGGAAAAGCGATCGCATTGCAAGATCGAATTGAAACAGTAGTAAAACGGGCGATGAAGTGGGCAAACTTACGCCGTCAGCCAAAATTACAAAAAAGAGTTGCTATCACCGTTTTTAGTTTCCCTCCCGATAAAGGCAATGTGGGGACGGCGGCTTATTTAGATGTATTTGGCTCAATCTACGAAGTCATGCAAGCTCTTAAGCGCAACGGTTACGACTTGCCAGAATTGCCCGAATCCGCCTCAGCCTTGATGCAGGAAGTTATCCACGATGCTCAAGCGCAGTACAATAGCCCCGAATTAAATATTGCTTACAAAATGTCTGTACCAGAGTACGAGGAATTAACCCCCTACTCTCATCGCTTGGAAGAAAACTGGGGAGCGCCTCCTGGACATCTCAACAGCGACGGACAAAATTTGCTAATTTATGGCAAACAATTCGGCAATGTATTTATTGGCGTACAACCTACCTTTGGCTACGAAGGCGATCCCATGCGGTTGTTATTTTCCCGCTCGGCGAGTCCTCATCATGGTTTTGCCGCTTACTATACCTATTTAGAGCAAATCTGGAAAGCTGACGCAGTATTGCATTTTGGTACGCACGGTTCATTAGAATTTATGCCTGGTAAGCAAATGGGAATGTCGGGGGACTGTTACCCAGATAATTTAATTGGTTCAATTCCCAACCTTTATTACTACGCCGCTAATAATCCTAGCGAAGCCACGATCGCTAAACGACGCGGTTATGCTGAAACTATCAGCTATTTAACCCCACCTGCGGAAAATGCCGGATTGTACAAAGGTTTAAAAGAACTCAGCGAACTAATTGCGTCTTACCAAACCCTCAAAGGCAGTGGTAGAGGGATTCCCATTGTCAACACCATTATGGACAAGTGCCGATTGGTGAATTTAGACAAAGATATCGCCTTACCAGAAACCGATGCTAAAGATATGTCCGCCGAGGAGCGAGATAATATTGTAGGGATGGTTTATAGACGGTTGATGGAGATAGAGTCGCGGCTATTACCTTGTGGTTTGCACGTGATTGGGAAGCCACCAAGTGCGGAAGAAGCGATCGCAACTCTCGTAAATATTGCTAGTCTCGATCGCAACGAACAAGAAACCAAAAGCCTACCGCGCATTATTGCCACCAGCATCGGGCGAGACATTAATGACATTTATCGCCTTAACGACCAAGGTATTTTAGAAGATGTTGAATTGCTGCAAAGCATTACTCTAGCCACTAGAAGCGCTGTTTCTGCCCTGGTAAAAGCTCAAACTGATGCCGATGGTAGAGTTGCCAAAGTTGCCAAACTCAACTTTTTCAACATGGGTAAAAAAGGACCTTGGACAGAAGCATTACATCAAGCAGGTTATCCAAAAGTAGATTCTCAAGACCTCAAGCCATTATTTGAGTACCTAGAATTTTGCCTTGTCCAAGTATGCGCGGATAACGAATTAGGAGCATTACTCAAAGCTTTAGAAGGCGAATATGTATTACCTGGCCCAGGAGGCGATCCCATCCGCAACCCGGATGTATTACCCACAGGGAAAAATATTCACGCTCTCGATCCTCAATCTATCCCCACAACGGCGGCGGTACTTTCTGCCAAAATCGTTGTAGATAGATTGTTAGAACGGCAAAAACTCGAAAATGGTGGACAATACCCAGAAACGATCGCCTGTGTACTTTGGGGAACAGACAACATTAAAACCTACGGCGAATCTCTCGCTCAAGTAATGTGGATGGTAGGAGTTCGCCCCGTCCCCGATGCGTTGGGTAGAGTTAATAAGCTAGAACTAATTTCTTTAGAGGAATTAGGAAGACCCCGCATAGACGTAGTTATCAACTGTTCCGGTGTATTCCGCGACTTGTTTATTAACCAAATGAACTTGCTCGATCAAGCCGTAAAAATGGCCGCCGAAGCTGATGAACCTTTATCTATGAACTTCGTCCGCAAACACGCACTAACTCAAGCCGAAGAAATGGGTATTAATCTGCGTCAAGCTGCAACTCGCGTATTTTCTAATGCTTCCGGTTCTTATTCTTCCAACGTCAACCTAGCTGTAGAAAATAGCACCTGGGATAGCGAAGCCGAGTTACAAGATATGTACCTTAGTCGCAAATCCTACGCCTTTAGCGCTGACGATCCGGGAATGATGGATAAATCTCAACAGATTTTTGAAACCGCCTTAAAAACTGTTGATGTCACCTTCCAAAATCTCGATTCCTCCGAAATTAGCTTGACAGATGTTAGCCATTATTTCGACTCCGATCCCACAAAACTTGTAGCTAGTTTACGCGCTGACGGTAAAACCCCATCGTCCTTTATCGCCGATACAACTACCGCCAACGCTCAAGTCCGCAGCCTATCAGAAACCGTGCGTTTAGATGCCCGTACTAAGCTGCTAAACCCCAAGTGGTACGAGGGAATGCTAAATCATGGCTACGAAGGAGTTAGGGAGCTTTCCAAGCGCCTAGTAAACACAATGGGTTGGAGTGCAACGGCGGGAGCGGTAGACAATTGGATTTACGAAGATACCAATACTACGTTTATTCAAGATGAAGCCATGCGTCAACGTTTAATGAACCTCAATCCCCATTCTTTCCGCAAAGTAGTTTCAACTTTATTGGAAGTAAATGGGCGCGGTTATTGGGAAACTAGCGAAAGCAACTTGCAGATGTTGCGCGACTTATACCAAGAAGTAGAAGACCGAATCGAAGGCATAGAATAA